From one Musa acuminata AAA Group cultivar baxijiao chromosome BXJ2-6, Cavendish_Baxijiao_AAA, whole genome shotgun sequence genomic stretch:
- the LOC135614779 gene encoding uncharacterized protein LOC135614779 yields the protein MRGRAPAAGGRGGRGDRGLSPPAAAAAAKTKNNRSDWHRNRFLHRSRRNSLSPPNRDRPRRSPDRRSTSVERRHYAPWHSDYARQLHDEPSLPSQLRGQPSPFGCNSYEIPHRLMLPGDPSNLDSEVKPGLRLSHWIKDKDILQPGNGAPGMSSLGLETQNSHYRRSLFLDDGSPQNLYSLPADVNYSLDTAVLKLDNMGRSKGSLNVGHHDYHDQLRNPYDERLGGKAYFKDTPFATTDPPFPRLYGGASSSSFPKDDMLGLYDNHLRRPLDGSIRDAPIKFMDDTVERIGYSQKQFSEPVRWAPLSPAGTEPRYRGYDEINRRELSDREFLVLDDMYEKVPWGSRTDHREKIGSSFRDLVGVRVGELDTSRNVTSESSLWDKQRSLHGDADLDYREGKGITVDYVDSSASGHLGYRVKPSRVHELTSLEETYALGIDAARTSYKERPKSPMYSGHRMDIYGQVVRSPRRELEMEGLYQLSSERMTRRKYVTHSYISEFDPRSVASNDRTAFRRISSPGVTDDIWPEEERQGDINSKELDFGHTKYRSLSHRMSRSDVWLPSGGTFKHAEHGHGMTLKRRLRPGPSESRGPYTSERRKEFRPNKLWKKDIVDRHDGLNHDGNVPRDDNVQVKRDPAEGSEEFKQQVHKAFLRFFKSLNENPQQVKRYQEQGPGSPLLCCVCGSMSKEFVDTHSLVSHLYHSGKVGLKTEHLGLHKALCLLVDWNWLVAPDNSRVYQSGATAEAKAMKEDLILWPPVVIIHNSSVEKKVSNSQQKVLSTEGVQEILREMGFEAGKTTICHGKPANQNVFLIKFFPTFSGLQEAEKLHNCFADGNRGRQEFYRRTASKSKANGEREACFKNFPFLYGYLAVAEDLPKLDSETMKRCLVKSKKDIEAIADAPLNID from the exons ATGCGCGGCAGGGCACCTGCagcaggaggacgaggaggaagaggcgaCAGGGGACTGTCACCTCCTGCTGCCGCAGCAGCTGCCAAGACGAAGAACAATCGATCAGATTGGCATCGTAACCGCTTTCTCCATCGGTCCCGCCGCAACAGCTTGAGCCCACCGAACAGGGATAGGCCCCGGCGCTCACCAGACCGCCGGAGCACCTCCGTTGAACGCAGGCACTATGCCCCTTGGCACTCAGATTATGCACGACAGCTCCACGACGAACCCTCACTGCCATCCCAGCTCCGTGGCCAGCCCTCACCGTTTGGATGCAACAGTTATGAGATCCCACATAGGTTAATGTTGCCTGGTGATCCATCTAACTTGGATTCTGAGGTGAAACCGGGCTTGAGGCTGTCTCATTGGATCAAGGATAAAGACATTCTCCAGCCTGGCAATGGGGCACCAGGGATGTCATCTTTGGGGCTTGAAACACAAAACTCGCATTATCGAAGATCGCTGTTTTTGGATGATGGATCCCCTCAAAATTTATACTCACTACCTGCAGATGTAAACTACTCACTTGATACTGCCGTACTGAAACTAGACAATATGGGAAGAAGCAAAGGCTCTTTGAATGTGGGGCACCATGACTACCAtgatcagttgagaaatccctatGATGAGAGACTGGGAGGGAAGGCTTACTTTAAGGACACACCTTTTGCAACGACAGATCCTCCATTTCCGAGGCTCTACGGTGGTGCCTCATCATCCAGCTTCCCAAAAGATGATATGTTGGGCTTGTATGACAATCACCTTCGCCGGCCATTGGATGGTTCCATTAGAGATGCTCCAATCAAGTTTATGGACGATACTGTGGAGAGGATTGGGTACAGTCAAAAGCAGTTCTCTGAGCCAGTTAGATGGGCCCCACTTAGTCCAGCTGGAACCGAGCCCCGATACCGTGGCTATGATGAGATCAACCGGAGAGAGCTCAGTGATCGTGAATTTCTTGTATTGGATGACATGTATGAAAAGGTGCCATGGGGTTCTCGTACTGACCATCGTGAAAAAATAGGGTCATCTTTCAGGGATCTGGTAGGAGTTAGGGTCGGTGAATTGGATACTTCTCGAAATGTTACAAGCGAAAGTAGCCTCTGGGACAAGCAGCGTTCTTTACATGGAGATGCAGACTTGGATTATCGTGAGGGTAAAGGCATCACTGTGGACTATGTAGATAGTTCTGCTAGTGGGCATCTGGGATACAGAGTAAAACCATCAAGAGTCCATGAACTAACATCTCTCGAAGAAACATATGCTTTAGGGATTGATGCTGCTCGTACTAGTTACAAGGAAAGACCTAAGAGTCCTATGTATTCTGGTCATCGAATGGATATTTATGGACAGGTTGTGAGATCGCCACGAAGGGAGTTGGAAATGGAAGGTCTTTATCAGCTATCATCAGAAAGGATGACTAGAAGAAAATATGTTACTCATAGTTACATAAGTGAATTTGATCCAAGAAGTGTTGCATCCAATGATCGAACTGCTTTTAGAAGGATCTCCTCACCTGGTGTTACTGATGATATATGGCCAGAAGAAGAAAGGCAAGGTGATATTAACTCGAAAGAGTTGGATTTTGGCCATACCAAATATAGGTCACTTTCTCATAGAATGTCTAGGTCTGATGTTTGGTTGCCTTCTGGGGGGACCTTCAAACATGCGGAACATGGCCATGGTATGACCTTAAAAAGACGATTGAGGCCTGGTCCTTCAGAATCCCGTGGTCCATATACTTCTGAGAGAAGAAAGGAGTTTAGACCCAACAAACTCTGGAAGAAGGATATAGTAGACCGGCATGATGGTCTGAATCATGACGGAAATGTTCCACGAGATGATAATGTGCAAGTAAAAAGAGATCCAGCTGAAGGTTCCGAAGAGTTTAAGCAGCAAGTGCACAAGGCCTTTCTTCGTTTTTTTAAGTCATTGAATGAGAATCCACAGCAAGTGAAAAGATACCAAGAGCAAGGACCAGGGAGTCCTCTTCTTTGTTGCGTATGTGGCAG CATGTCAAAGGAGTTTGTAGATACACACAGCTTGGTGAGTCACCTGTATCACTCTGGCAAGGTGGGCTTAAAGACAGAACACTTGGGTCTTCACAAAGCCCTTTGTCTCCTTGTGGACTGGAATTGGCTCGTGGCTCCTGACAATTCCAGGGTTTACCAATCTGGAGCTACTGCTGAAGCTAAGGCTATGAAGGAGGATCTGATACTTTGGCCGCCTGTTGTTATCATCCATAATAGTTCCGTTGAGAAAAAAGTCAGTAACAGCCAACAAAAAGTCCTGTCTACTGAAGGCGTACAAGAAATACTAAGAG AAATGGGGTTTGAAGCTGGGAAGACGACAATTTGCCATGGGAAACCTGCAAACCAGAATGTGTTCTTGATTAAGTTCTTCCCGACCTTTTCTGGTCTGCAAGAAGCGGAGAAGCTTCACAACTGCTTTGCTGATGGTAACCGAGGCAGACAAGAGTTTTATCGGAGGACTGCCAGCAAAAGTAAAGCTAACGGTGAACGTGAAGCTTGTTTCAAGAACTTCCCGTTTCTTTACGGATACCTGGCAGTTGCAGAAGACCTGCCTAAGCTTGATTCAGAAACGATGAAAAGATGCTTGGTTAAGAGCAAGAAGGATATCGAAGCCATCGCTGATGCCCCGTTGAATATAGATTGA
- the LOC135614777 gene encoding serine/threonine-protein kinase D6PK-like, whose protein sequence is MNHLEMGSSGGTSEIVESVEEPNLDNYYGGSKMLRINLKTNVQDGKCHDVEDDLGKLLRTIDLRTSSGALGPMSKPGVDLLQKNALKKPIKVGASRPSGIGISESVTLKQALRRLCISQASEMAAMKRLSKPISLSGTSEAGTIKKLYASVVVQSSDSCLPINGGQRNLVEISIMPEKVTAVPSKKATVPGQVQNSESSDNNAVSSPISSVLNTRKVTKIRIQDVINPTSEDSFESQSAAVETEKKGKSVSKASISSSQAVAASSKGMVSQHLTKPVHRNKAIRKKGKPEPASASDVSTKHSEVNIGGVTVPTTKPCCPKEPVTPACITPTTKLCRLKEPSAAACITATTKSCRPKEPTTPACTIPTTKTRRPKAPATPATSTLNPAAVIGKERIDTGANKALSSPNIHGSGRAIGVKSSEFSRSREKGECSHSSKSSIGDYSSSTSISEESHQSGASSKGCRPHMSKDLRWVAIHQILIQQGSLGLKNFRLLKRLGCGDIGTVYLAELAGFECLFALKIMDVEFLVSRKKMLRAQTEREILQMLDHPFLPTLYAHFTTENLSCLVMEFCPGGDLHVLRQRQPCRSFTEPAARFYVAEILLALEYLHMLGVIYRDLKPENILVREDGHIMLSDFDLSLRCSVSPTLVRSSSLGAQESAKKLSGPCAENSCIDPLCLRPSWVQVSCFTPRLLSSTQEKTQKEVGGQVRPLPQLVVEPTDARSNSFVGTHEYLAPEIIRGDGHGSAVDWWTFGILLYELLFGRTPFRGPGNEETLANVVSQSLKFPENPSVSFHAKDLIRGLLVKEPENRLGSVKGAAEIKQHTFFDGLNWALIRCAAPPETPRSHEIGTPLMLRKKKEGKCLDFRANGEDVEFELF, encoded by the exons ATGAATCACCTAGAAATGGGTTCATCAGGTGGTACTTCTGAGATTGTTGAATCAGTTGAAGAGCCGAACTTGGATAATTACTATGGTGGTTCTAAGATGCTACGGATTAATCTCAAAACAAATGTACAAGACGGGAAGTGTCATGATGTTGAAGATGATCTTGGTAAACTTTTGAGAACAATTGATCTCCGGACCTCATCTGGGGCGCTTGGTCCTATGAGTAAGCCAGGTGTTGACTTGTTGCAGAAGAATGCTTTGAAGAAGCCCATCAAGGTTGGAGCATCTCGACCATCAGGAATAGGAATATCAGAATCCGTCACCTTAAAACAGGCTTTGAGAAGATTATGCATTTCCCAGGCATCGGAAATGGCTGCCATGAAGAGGCTATCAAAGCCAATTAGCTTATCTGGGACTTCTGAAGCTGGAACGATCAAGAAGCTTTATGCATCTGTGGTGGTTCAATCGAGTGACTCTTGTCTTCCTATAAATGGAGGACAGAGAAATTTGGTCGAAATATCCATCATGCCTGAAAAGGTCACAGCAGTTCCATCAAAAAAGGCAACCGTACCTGGTCAAGTGCAAAATTCTGAATCAAGTGATAATAATGCTGTTTCATCTCCTATATCTTCAGTTCTCAATACACGTAAGGTAACTAAGATCAGAATCCAAGATGTAATTAATCCAACGTCAGAGGACTCCTTTGAAAGTCAATCAGCTGCAGTAGAGACCGAAAAGAAGGGAAAATCAGTTTCAAAAGCATCCATATCAAGCTCACAGGCAGTTGCTGCATCAAGCAAGGGTATGGTAAGTCAGCATTTAACCAAGCCAGTACACAGGAACAAGGCcattagaaagaaaggaaagcctGAGCCAGCTTCAGCATCCGATGTTTCCACCAAACATAGTGAGGTGAATATAGGTGGTGTTACAGTCCCTACAACCAAACCATGTTGTCCTAAGGAACCTGTCACTCCTGCATGTATTACGCCCACGACCAAATTATGTCGTCTTAAGGAACCTTCCGCTGCTGCATGTATTACGGCTACAACCAAATCATGTCGTCCTAAGGAACCTACCACTCCTGCATGTACTATTCCTACAACCAAAACTCGTCGTCCTAAGGCACCTGCCACTCCTGCAACCAGCACTTTGAATCCTGCTGCTGTGATTGGTAAGGAGCGCATTGATACCGGTGCAAACAAAGCTCTTTCCAGCCCAAATATCCATGGCAGTGGTAGAGCTATCGGTGTAAAATCAAGTGAATTCTCTAGATCAAGAGAAAAAGGGGAGTGCTCTCACAGCTCGAAAAGCAGCATTGGGGATTATAGTAGCAGCACTAGCATCAGCGAGGAGAGCCATCAGAGCGGTGCTAGTTCAAAAGGTTGTAGACCTCACATGTCAAAGGATCTAAGATGGGTGGCCATCCATCAAATCCTAATCCAACAAGGAAGTTTAGGTCTAAAGAATTTTAGGCTCCTCAAACGACTTGGTTGTGGAGATATTGGAACTGTTTATCTTGCCGAGCTGGCTGGTTTCGAATGCTTATTTGCATTGAAGATCATGGATGTTGAATTCCTGGTTAGCAGGAAGAAGATGCTGAGAGCACAAACCGAAAGAGAGATATTGCAAATGCTGGATCATCCATTCCTTCCTACCCTCTATGCTCATTTTACGACAGAGAACCTCTCGTGTTTAGTTATGGAGTTTTGCCCTGGAGGTGACCTGCATGTCCTTCGACAGAGGCAACCTTGTAGGAGTTTCACCGAGCCTGCTGCTAG GTTTTATGTCGCGGAAATCCTACTTGCTTTGGAGTACCTACACATGTTGGGTGTGATCTATCGTGATCTAAAACCAGAAAACATTCTGGTTCGTGAAGATGGTCACATCATGCTCTCCGATTTTGACTTGTCTCTACGATGCTCAGTAAGCCCGACCCTTGTTAGATCCTCCTCATTAGGCGCACAGGAGTCTGCAAAGAAGCTCTCAGGACCCTGTGCTGAAAATAGCTGCATTGACCCACTTTGTCTTCGAccatcttgggttcaagtttcttGCTTCACACCCCGTTTGCTATCCTCCACACAAGAGAAAACACAGAAGGAAGTAGGTGGGCAGGTAAGACCACTTCCGCAACTTGTGGTGGAGCCGACTGATGCACGTTCCAACTCCTTTGTTGGGACCCATGAATACCTAGCTCCAGAGATCATTAGAGGAGATGGACATGGAAGTGCCGTGGATTGGTGGACCTTTGGGATCTTATTGTACGAATTACTTTTTGGTAGAACACCCTTCAGAGGACCTGGAAACGAGGAAACATTGGCCAACGTGGTTTCTCAGAGCTTGAAGTTCCCTGAGAACCCATCCGTTAGCTTTCATGCAAAGGATTTGATCAGAGGGCTTCTGGTAAAGGAGCCGGAAAATAGATTGGGATCGGTCAAAGGTGCCGCTGAGATCAAGCAGCACACGTTCTTTGATGGGTTAAATTGGGCCCTGATCCGATGTGCAGCACCACCCGAGACACCAAGAAGCCATGAGATTGGGACGCCCCTGATGTTGCGTAAGAAAAAAGAAGGTAAGTGTCTTGATTTCAGGGCGAACGGAGAGGACGTGGAATTCGAGCTcttctag
- the LOC135614778 gene encoding IQ domain-containing protein IQM3-like, with translation MKVEAVALIRSSFDHPPPPAFPLAAEAPPSPGEPRSAFPGPREGVGLETGGDRSLFPRDPGVAASGDGSAPSPDPPESMAATKVQKVYRSYRTRRRLADSAVVAEELWWQAIDFARLSHSTVSFFDHMKHESAISRWNRVCLNASKVGQGLSKDEKALKLAFLHWIEAIDPRHRYGHNLHFYYEEWCKSEAGQPFFYWLDIGDGRDLDLIDCPRSLLRKQCVKYLGPQEREHYEYVPIDGKIVHKLSGMLLDTTSGTKETKWIFVISTSGRLYAGQKKKGIFHHSSFLAGGATRAAGRLTAENGILKCVWAYSGHYRPTEENFNNFLDFLRENGINLDNTQILSSSNEDYYDGPKKSQLEKVIDAMKVSKTPRLALPEVSKNTTGEPSVPTQAARGQADYKRSLSGGLQSPKADVPKKAILERINSKRKASSYQLGDQLSSKWCSGAGPRIGCVADYPLEVRIQALEFVNLSPRMISPSTSKPLPRMHSAF, from the exons ATGAAGGTGGAGGCAGTTGCGCTGATCCGCAGCAGCTTCGACCACCCTCCGCCGCCCGCATTCCCGCTCGCAGCCGAGGCGCCTCCCTCCCCGGGTGAGCCCCGATCGGCGTTCCCCGGACCTCGCGAGGGTGTCGGGCTGGAGACCGGCGGCGATCGCTCGCTCTTCCCACGGGATCCCGGCGTCGCGGCTTCCGGCGATGGAAGCGCGCCATCTCCGGACCCGCCCGAGTCGATGGCGGCGACGAAGGTTCAGAAGGTGTACAGGAGCTACCGCACCCGCCGCAGGTTGGCGGACTCCGCCGTCGTCGCCGAAGAGCTCTG GTGGCAAGCGATAGACTTCGCTCGACTCAGTCACAGCACGGTGTCGTTCTTCGATCACATGAAGCACGAGTCGGCGATCTCGCGGTGGAATCGCGTTTGCTTGAACGCTTCCAAG GTCGGTCAAGGACTGTCCAAGGACGAGAAAGCCCTGAAGCTGGCTTTTCTGCACTGGATTGAAGCC ATTGATCCAAGACATCGGTATGGCCATAACCTGCATTTCTACTATGAAGAATGGTGTAAAAGTGAAGCTGGCCAACCTTTCTTCTACTG GTTGGATATTGGTGATGGCAGAGATTTGGATCTTATAGATTGTCCAAGGTCCTTACTTCGGAAGCAATGTGTCAAGTATCTTGGCCCT CAAGAACGAGAGCACTATGAGTACGTTCCAATAGATGGTAAAATTGTCCACAAACTTTCTGGAATGCTTCTTGATACCACTTCAGGGACTAAAGAAACAAAATGGATTTTTGTCATAAGCACATCCGGGAGACTATATGCTGGTCAG AAAAAGAAAGGAATCTTTCACCATTCCAGCTTTCTTGCCGGAGGAGCCACCAGAGCAGCTGGAAGATTAACTGCAGAAAATGGGATACTTAAG TGTGTTTGGGCATACAGTGGGCATTACCGGCCAACCGAGGAGAACTTCAACAACTTCTTAGACTTCCTCAGAGAAAATGGGATTAATCTGGATAACACTCAG ATATTATCATCATCGAACGAAGATTACTACGATGGTCCAAAAAAGTCTCAGCTGGAAAAGGTGATTGATGCCATGAAAGTTTCTAAGACTCCACGGCTGGCTTTGCCTGAAGTATCGAAGAATACAACCGGGGAACCATCAGTGCCAACCCAAGCTGCTAGAGGTCAAGCTGATTACAAAAGGTCCCTCTCTGGTGGCCTTCAGAGTCCCAAAGCTGACGTGCCAAAGAAAGCAATACTGGAGAGGATCAATTCAAAGCGGAAAGCTAGTTCTTATCAGTTGGGGGATCAGCTTTCTTCCAAATGGTGCAGTGGAGCTGGCCCAAGGATCGGATGCGTCGCGGATTATCCATTGGAAGTCAGAATACAAGCACTGGAGTTTGTAAATCTCTCACCCAGGATGATATCTCCATCAACATCCAAGCCGCTCCCTCGTATGCATTCCGCATTTTAG
- the LOC103987719 gene encoding 2-carboxy-D-arabinitol-1-phosphatase-like — protein MLALVPPPLACGAPHRRSPRPGRGACCSSLREIRQAPELLRSLPEIREAKRVVLVRHGQSTWNEEGRIQGSSDLSVLTPKGESQAETSRQMLLTDSFDVCFTSPLIRSKRTAEIIWGTRQEEMIPEPDLREIDLYSFQGLLKYEGKQKFGDAYRQWQKDAANFSIDGHYPVRELWDRAESCWSKILAHEGKSVLVVAHNAVNQALVATAIGLGTQYFRILLQSNCGVSVIDFTPKPRGGPPHICINRLNQTPNSPVAPGTSGGRKTRNRIILVCHGTTQSNTEVFANMGYESMNMLGIIQSQKTAELLLDLKIDCIACSPRVASVDTAMSISEVQEAADCLGADCMPRYVEVKKMVDLEVEPAFQQAQKNSTGSLVVHPGWLDGFDHRSLTDIWRQTKKAWHSLLHELLNESEPERNLVVVGHPALHIALIAQCLNLTMERMGSFHLDAGSISVIDFPDGPTGRGIVRCINYTAHLGRWSIPVTRSTAYDEEF, from the exons ATGCTCGCTCTGGTACCTCCGCCGCTGGCGTGCGGTGCTCCTCATCGGAGGAGCCCCAGGCCCGGCCGCGGTGCTTGCTGCTCGAGCCTGAGAGAGATCCGTCAGGCGCCGGAGCTCCTGCGGTCCCTGCCGGAGATAAGGGAGGCGAAGCGGGTGGTTCTGGTGAGGCACGGGCAGAGCACCTGGAACGAGGAGGGTCGTATTCAGGGGAGCTCCGACCTGTCCGTGCTCACTCCTAAGGGCGAGTCGCAGGCCGAGACCTCCCGACAGATGCTCCTCACCGACTCCTTCGATGTCTGCTTCACTAG TCCCTTGATTCGATCCAAGAGGACAGCCGAGATCATATGGGGTACTCGGCAGGAGGAGATGATTCCGGAACCTGACTTGAGGGAGATTGATCTCTACTCTTTCCAA GGTCTTCTGAAGTATGAAGGAAAGCAGAAATTTGGGGATGCATATCGCCAATGGCAGAAGGATGCTGCAAATTTCAGCATCGATGGGCACTACCCTGTGCGAGAATTGTGGGACCGAGCGGAAAGCTGCTGGAGCAAGATCTTAGCTCATGAAGGGAAGTCGGTGCTTGTTGTTGCTCATAATGCTGTAAACCAAGCTCTGGTTGCCACTGCAATAG GACTTGGGACACAGTACTTTAGGATTCTCCTACAGAGCAACTGCGGGGTCAGTGTGATAGACTTCACCCCAAAACCCAGAGGTGGTCCGCCACACATTTGCATTAATCGTTTGAATCAG ACACCAAATTCTCCTGTGGCTCCTGGAACTTCTGGAGGAAGGAAAACTAGAAATCGGATCATTTTAGTCTGCCATGGAACCACACAAAGCAACACTGAG GTGTTTGCCAATATGGGATATGAGTCCATGAATATGCTTGGGATAATACAG TCACAAAAAACCGCGGAGCTTCTTCTGGACTTGAAGATCGATTGCATTGCCTGCAGTCCACGTGTTGCCTCAGTTGACACAGCCATGTCTATATCGGAG GTCCAAGAAGCTGCAGATTGTTTAGGCGCCGACTGCATGCCTCGTTATGTGGAGGTGAAGAAAATGGTCGACCTCGAAGTGGAACCTGCCTTTCAGCAAGCACAGAAG AATTCAACAGGCAGCTTGGTGGTTCATCCAGGTTGGTTAGATGGCTTTGACCATCGATCATTAACCGATATTTGGAGGCAGACAAAGAAGGCTTGGCATTCCTTGCTACACGAACTCTTGAATGAATCAGAACCAGAAAGAAACTTGGTGGTTGTAGGACACCCTGCCCTTCATATTGCACTGATAGCCCAATGCCTCAACCTAACAATGGAAAGGATGGGATCCTTTCATCTTGATGCTGGTAGCATCAGTGTTATCGACTTTCCAGATGGGCCTACAGGAAGAGGCATCGTTCGATGTATAAATTACACGGCACATCTAGGAAGATGGTCCATTCCAGTTACAAGATCGACAGCATATGATGAAGAGTTTTAG
- the LOC135613494 gene encoding dehydration-responsive element-binding protein 1F-like: MDFEGSSSSSYSCSSSSSGLSTAWAPGPSPKRKAGRKKFRETRHPVYHGVRERNGGKWVSEVREPRKKSRIWLGTFRTPEMAARAHDVAVIALRGASASLNFPDSAWALPRAESAAAEDVRRAAVEAAEMFGPWDPKSPPKPAPEAACRPPAVFLDEEALFNMPELLEDMARGLLVTPPAVFVDEEALFNMPELLEDMARGLLVTPPAMQKEFDWDRVADCHTDLRLWAD; encoded by the coding sequence ATGGACTTTGagggttcctcctcctcctcgtactcgtgctcctcctcgtcctcggGTCTCTCGACCGCATGGGCGCCGGGGCCGTCACCAAAGCGGAAGGCCGGGCGGAAGAAGTTCCGGGAGACGCGGCACCCGGTGTACCACGGCGTGCGGGAGCGCAACGGGGGGAAGTGGGTGTCCGAGGTGCGGGAGCCCCGGAAGAAGAGCCGAATATGGCTGGGCACGTTCCGGACGCCGGAGATGGCTGCCAGGGCGCACGACGTGGCCGTCATCGCGCTCCGGGGCGCGTCCGCCAGCCTCAACTTCCCCGACTCGGCCTGGGCGCTGCCCCGAGCGGAGTCGGCGGCCGCGGAGGACGTCCGCCGTGCCGCGGTCGAGGCAGCCGAGATGTTCGGACCGTGGGACCCGAAATCGCCGCCGAAGCCAGCTCCCGAGGCCGCATGTAGGCCACCGGCGGTGTTCTTGGACGAGGAGGCGCTGTTCAACATGCCGGAGTTGCTGGAGGACATGGCGAGGGGACTGCTGGTGACTCCGCCGGCTGTGTTCGTGGACGAGGAGGCGCTGTTCAACATGCCGGAGTTGCTGGAGGACATGGCGAGGGGACTGCTGGTGACTCCGCCGGCGATGCAGAAAGAGTTCGATTGGGATCGGGTGGCGGACTGCCACACGGACCTGCGGCTGTGGGCTGACTAG